The following proteins come from a genomic window of Solwaraspora sp. WMMA2065:
- a CDS encoding amino acid ABC transporter permease has product MSQQQSVLYDAPGPRARRVTLIVSVLSALAAVTAGYFLVYRPLAEREQFTMEKWGPLIDPGNEVFGQVWTLLGEGVTATLTAAGLAIALSLLFGTALAVLRIQLKALLRRRFTGLATSFALALRALSWLLNLVTRFCVEVFRGLPVVITIFFVARGLPDLGLEIVLPFGHEMLPYLVLGLTIYNGVVIAEILRSGMEGLPSGQRESAAAIGLTSFQTTRMILLPQAFRIMLPALISQLIVVLKDTSLGFIIGYQETLLVGRTIIQNLRNPIQVYLVIGVLFIAVNYALSKLAESVQRRLAQGRRTSATPQPPAAPASTVAGQQTAAGTGGSATTGGTATSGSS; this is encoded by the coding sequence ATGAGCCAGCAGCAGAGCGTGTTGTACGACGCCCCCGGACCACGGGCCCGACGGGTCACGCTGATCGTCAGCGTGCTGTCGGCCCTCGCCGCCGTCACCGCCGGGTACTTCCTGGTCTACCGGCCGCTGGCCGAACGCGAACAGTTCACCATGGAGAAGTGGGGTCCACTGATCGACCCCGGCAACGAGGTGTTCGGTCAGGTCTGGACACTGCTCGGCGAGGGGGTCACCGCCACGCTGACCGCCGCCGGCCTGGCGATCGCGCTGTCGTTGCTGTTCGGCACCGCGCTGGCGGTGCTGCGGATCCAGCTGAAGGCGCTGCTGCGCCGCCGGTTCACCGGGCTCGCCACCTCGTTCGCGCTGGCGTTGCGGGCGCTGAGCTGGCTGCTGAACCTGGTGACCCGGTTCTGCGTCGAGGTGTTCCGCGGCCTGCCGGTGGTGATCACGATCTTCTTCGTCGCCCGGGGCCTGCCGGACCTCGGCCTGGAGATCGTCCTCCCGTTCGGCCACGAGATGCTGCCGTACCTGGTGCTGGGTCTGACCATCTACAACGGCGTGGTGATCGCCGAGATCCTGCGCTCCGGGATGGAGGGTCTGCCGTCGGGGCAGCGCGAGTCGGCCGCCGCGATCGGGCTGACGTCGTTCCAGACCACCCGGATGATCCTGCTGCCACAGGCGTTCCGGATCATGCTGCCGGCTCTGATCAGCCAGCTGATCGTGGTGCTCAAGGACACCTCGTTGGGCTTCATCATCGGCTACCAGGAGACGCTGCTGGTCGGCCGGACGATCATCCAGAACCTGCGTAACCCGATCCAGGTGTATCTGGTGATCGGGGTGCTGTTCATCGCGGTCAACTACGCGCTGTCCAAGCTCGCCGAGTCGGTGCAGCGGCGGCTGGCTCAGGGCCGGCGGACCAGCGCCACACCCCAGCCGCCGGCGGCACCGGCGTCGACGGTGGCCGGCCAACAGACTGCGGCCGGCACCGGCGGCAGCGCCACTACCGGCGGCACGGCTACGTCAGGCAGCAGCTAA
- a CDS encoding amino acid ABC transporter permease, whose product MRVLVDHFDVFVGGFWLTLQLCLLSATGALLIGTLVAILRISPVPPLRWLGGAYVTVLRNVPLTVVMFFSAFGLPALGSNADFLRIPGLSIVFSRLGIDLPYFRFAIIALSVYTGAFVCEAIRSGINAVPPGQAEAARAIGLTFTQNLRYVVLPQAWKAAIVPLGSVIIAMIKNSALAGFFGVVGDLSNSAQNLTSALGEPIIPVFVGISIGFLIMTVPLGLLLDRVEAHRAVAR is encoded by the coding sequence GTGAGAGTGCTCGTCGACCACTTCGACGTCTTCGTCGGAGGTTTCTGGCTCACCCTGCAGCTGTGTCTGCTGTCCGCGACCGGCGCGCTGCTGATCGGCACGCTCGTCGCGATCCTGCGGATCTCACCGGTGCCGCCGCTACGCTGGCTCGGCGGGGCGTACGTGACGGTGCTGCGCAACGTGCCGCTGACCGTCGTGATGTTCTTCTCGGCCTTCGGGTTGCCCGCACTCGGGTCGAACGCCGACTTCCTGCGGATCCCCGGGCTGAGCATCGTGTTCAGCCGGCTCGGCATCGACCTGCCGTACTTCCGGTTCGCGATCATCGCGCTGAGCGTCTACACCGGTGCGTTCGTCTGCGAGGCGATCCGCAGCGGGATCAACGCGGTGCCGCCCGGTCAGGCGGAGGCCGCCCGCGCGATCGGCCTGACCTTCACCCAGAACCTGCGGTACGTGGTACTCCCCCAGGCGTGGAAGGCCGCGATCGTCCCGCTGGGCAGCGTCATCATCGCCATGATCAAGAATTCGGCGCTGGCCGGCTTCTTCGGGGTGGTCGGTGACCTGTCCAACTCGGCGCAGAACCTGACCAGCGCCCTCGGCGAGCCGATCATCCCGGTCTTCGTCGGCATCTCGATCGGCTTCCTGATCATGACCGTGCCGCTCGGGCTGCTGCTCGACCGGGTCGAGGCCCACCGGGCGGTGGCCAGATGA
- the rny gene encoding ribonuclease Y, translating to MTGLEWMLFAAVVVLAGLVLAGLALGARTLRRLTTPAAATPVEEDPAFVAARDRQERSLAALRTAADEASSAVEQAKAAAAAARTDAAAAKAEATAARAEARRVLDAARAEADTILERAHRQAETEAEQVRAAARRSGEREIAMLSRAVKEQSAELDRRGQRMDERERQHAEEADRVAERDRRLTATAAELAERKAALAAREADLTAAEERWQRELERVAGLTAEAARGELVEAIEGQAKREAAILVRDIEADARNTADQRARHIVVDAIQRVASEQTAESVVSVLHLPGDEMKGRIIGREGRNIRAFESVTGVNLIIDDTPEAVLLSCFDPVRRETGRLTLEKLVLDGRIHPHRIEEVFETARQEVEQLCHRAAEEALVDVGITEIHPELATLLGRLRYRTSYGQNVLKHLVETAHIAGVMAAELRLDVPLIKRCAFLHDIGKALTHEVEGSHALIGADLARKYGESEEVVHAIEAHHNEVPPQTVEAVLTQASDACSGGRPGARRESLEAYVKRLERIEEIAAGKIGVEKVFAMQAGREIRVMVKPDDVDDIGAAVLARDVAKQIEEELTYPGQIRVTVVRESRVTEIAR from the coding sequence ATGACCGGGCTGGAGTGGATGCTCTTCGCCGCGGTCGTCGTGCTCGCCGGCCTGGTGCTCGCCGGCCTCGCGCTCGGTGCCCGCACGCTGCGCCGGCTCACCACACCGGCGGCCGCGACGCCGGTTGAGGAGGACCCGGCTTTCGTCGCCGCCCGCGACCGGCAGGAACGCTCCCTCGCCGCGCTGCGTACCGCGGCCGACGAGGCGTCCTCCGCCGTCGAGCAGGCCAAGGCCGCCGCCGCTGCGGCCCGTACCGACGCCGCCGCCGCCAAGGCCGAAGCGACCGCCGCCCGGGCCGAGGCCCGTCGAGTGCTCGACGCCGCCCGGGCCGAGGCGGACACCATCCTGGAGCGGGCCCACCGGCAGGCCGAGACCGAAGCCGAGCAGGTCCGGGCAGCGGCCCGGCGCAGCGGCGAGCGGGAGATCGCGATGCTCTCCCGGGCCGTCAAGGAGCAGTCCGCCGAGCTGGACCGGCGCGGCCAGCGGATGGACGAGCGGGAACGTCAGCACGCCGAGGAAGCCGACCGGGTCGCCGAGCGGGACCGCCGGTTGACTGCCACCGCCGCCGAACTCGCCGAGCGCAAGGCAGCCCTGGCCGCCCGGGAGGCGGACCTGACGGCCGCCGAGGAGCGATGGCAGCGCGAGCTGGAGCGGGTCGCCGGGCTGACCGCCGAGGCGGCCCGGGGTGAGCTCGTTGAAGCGATCGAGGGCCAGGCCAAACGGGAGGCGGCAATCCTGGTCCGCGACATCGAGGCCGACGCCCGCAACACCGCTGACCAGCGGGCCCGGCACATCGTGGTGGACGCCATCCAGCGGGTCGCCAGCGAACAGACCGCGGAGAGCGTGGTCAGCGTCCTGCATCTGCCCGGCGACGAGATGAAGGGCCGGATCATCGGGCGCGAAGGCCGCAACATCCGGGCGTTCGAGTCCGTCACCGGGGTCAATTTGATCATCGACGACACACCCGAGGCGGTCCTGCTGTCCTGCTTCGACCCGGTACGCCGGGAGACCGGCCGGCTCACCCTGGAGAAACTGGTGCTCGACGGCCGGATTCATCCGCACCGGATCGAGGAGGTCTTCGAGACCGCCCGGCAGGAGGTGGAGCAGCTGTGCCACCGGGCTGCCGAGGAGGCGCTCGTCGACGTCGGCATCACCGAGATCCACCCTGAGCTGGCCACCCTGCTGGGCCGGCTGCGCTACCGGACCTCGTACGGCCAGAACGTGCTCAAGCATCTGGTGGAGACCGCGCACATCGCCGGGGTGATGGCCGCCGAGCTGCGTCTGGACGTCCCGCTGATCAAGCGGTGCGCGTTCCTGCACGACATCGGCAAGGCGCTCACCCACGAGGTCGAGGGCAGTCATGCGCTGATCGGCGCCGACCTGGCCCGCAAGTACGGCGAATCCGAAGAGGTGGTGCACGCTATCGAGGCACACCACAACGAGGTGCCGCCGCAGACCGTCGAGGCGGTGCTCACCCAGGCCTCCGACGCGTGCTCCGGTGGTCGTCCCGGCGCGCGGCGGGAAAGCCTGGAGGCGTACGTCAAGCGGCTGGAGCGAATCGAGGAGATCGCCGCCGGCAAGATCGGCGTGGAGAAGGTCTTCGCCATGCAGGCCGGCCGGGAGATCCGGGTGATGGTCAAGCCGGACGACGTGGACGACATCGGTGCCGCGGTGCTGGCCCGCGACGTGGCCAAGCAGATCGAGGAGGAGCTGACCTACCCGGGGCAGATCCGGGTGACCGTGGTCCGCGAGTCCCGGGTCACCGAGATCGCCCGTTGA
- a CDS encoding glutamate ABC transporter substrate-binding protein, producing MRMSRMAAVAATAALAVSMAACGDSGGDGSGSENPDVATPSFEAGTTMAELSEAGTMTVGTKFDQPGFGKLGLDGEPAGFDVEIAKLIAAELGIAADDIEYVEAPSAVREELLEQDRVDIVVATYTINPTRKERIDFAGPYYVAGQHIMVRADDESITGPESFEAGDKKICSVQGSTPAENIQEYLADVGEQLVLFDVYEKCVDALRGGQVDAVTTDNVILLGFIADNEGDFKLAGEQFTEEPYGIGVKKGDDAFRDFINDTLEKIYDDGSYAAAWESTAGAFDDNTPTGPAVDRY from the coding sequence ATGCGTATGTCACGTATGGCGGCGGTAGCCGCAACTGCCGCGTTGGCGGTGTCCATGGCGGCCTGCGGCGACAGCGGCGGGGACGGCTCCGGCAGTGAGAACCCCGACGTGGCGACGCCGAGCTTCGAGGCCGGTACCACGATGGCCGAGCTGAGCGAGGCCGGCACCATGACCGTCGGCACCAAGTTCGACCAGCCCGGCTTCGGTAAGCTGGGCCTCGACGGTGAGCCGGCCGGCTTCGACGTCGAGATCGCCAAGCTGATCGCGGCCGAGCTGGGCATCGCCGCCGACGACATCGAGTACGTCGAGGCGCCGTCCGCGGTCCGCGAGGAGCTGCTGGAGCAGGACCGGGTCGACATCGTGGTTGCCACTTACACGATCAACCCCACCCGCAAGGAGCGGATCGACTTCGCCGGCCCGTACTACGTCGCCGGCCAGCACATCATGGTCCGCGCCGACGACGAGTCGATCACCGGGCCGGAGTCGTTCGAGGCCGGGGACAAGAAGATCTGCTCGGTGCAGGGTTCGACGCCGGCGGAGAACATCCAGGAGTACCTGGCGGATGTCGGCGAGCAGCTGGTGCTCTTCGACGTCTACGAGAAGTGTGTGGACGCGCTGCGCGGCGGTCAGGTCGACGCGGTCACCACGGACAACGTGATCCTGCTCGGCTTCATCGCCGACAACGAGGGCGACTTCAAGCTGGCCGGTGAGCAGTTCACCGAGGAGCCGTACGGCATCGGGGTGAAGAAGGGCGACGACGCGTTCCGCGACTTCATCAACGACACCCTGGAGAAGATCTACGACGACGGCTCGTACGCCGCGGCGTGGGAGTCCACCGCAGGTGCCTTCGACGACAACACCCCGACCGGTCCCGCGGTCGACCGCTACTGA
- a CDS encoding amino acid ABC transporter ATP-binding protein: protein MTVTTSEPLIVLSGVNKWFGPLHVLQDVDLSVDRGEVVVVIGPSGSGKSTLCRAINRLEPISSGTILFDGRPLPAEGRALARLRSEVGMVFQSFNLFAHRTILDNVTLGPMKVRREKASVVRERALQLLDRVGIANQADKFPAQLSGGQQQRAAIARALAMQPKAMLFDEPTSALDPEMVGEVLDVMTSLAAEGMTMVVVTHEMGFARHAANRVIFMADGQLVEDAPPTEFFTNPRSDRAKDFLSKILTH, encoded by the coding sequence ATGACGGTGACAACCAGTGAGCCGCTGATCGTGCTCAGCGGAGTCAACAAGTGGTTCGGTCCACTGCACGTGCTCCAGGACGTCGACCTCTCGGTCGACCGTGGTGAAGTGGTGGTGGTGATCGGGCCGTCCGGCTCCGGCAAGTCCACTCTGTGCCGCGCGATCAACCGTCTGGAGCCGATCAGCTCCGGGACCATCCTGTTCGACGGCCGACCACTGCCGGCGGAGGGCCGGGCCCTGGCCCGGCTGCGCAGCGAGGTCGGCATGGTGTTCCAGTCGTTCAACCTGTTCGCGCACCGGACGATCCTGGACAACGTCACGCTCGGCCCGATGAAGGTACGCCGGGAGAAGGCGTCGGTGGTCCGCGAGCGGGCACTGCAACTGCTCGACCGGGTTGGCATCGCCAACCAGGCGGACAAGTTCCCGGCCCAGCTCTCCGGCGGTCAGCAGCAGCGGGCGGCGATCGCCCGGGCGTTGGCGATGCAGCCCAAGGCGATGCTGTTCGACGAGCCGACCAGCGCGCTCGACCCGGAAATGGTCGGCGAGGTGCTGGACGTGATGACCTCGCTGGCAGCCGAGGGGATGACGATGGTCGTCGTCACCCATGAGATGGGCTTCGCCCGGCACGCCGCGAACCGGGTCATCTTCATGGCCGACGGGCAGCTGGTCGAGGACGCCCCGCCCACCGAGTTCTTCACCAACCCGCGCAGCGACCGGGCGAAGGACTTCCTGTCCAAGATCCTCACCCACTGA
- the miaB gene encoding tRNA (N6-isopentenyl adenosine(37)-C2)-methylthiotransferase MiaB, with amino-acid sequence MTTSAAHARHPRTYQVRTYGCQMNVHDSERISGLLESAGYVRAGESDDPDVVVFNTCAVRENADNRLYGNLGHLRPVKEKRPQMQIAVGGCLAQKDRGEIVRRAPWVDVVFGTHNIGALPTLLDRARHNSAAEVEILESLEVFPSTLPTRRESTYAGWVSISVGCNNTCTFCIVPSLRGREKDRRPGDVLAEVRALVDEGVLEVTLLGQNVNSYGVEFGDRFAFGKLLRACGGIDGLERVRFTSPHPKDFTDDVIAAMAETDNVCHSLHMPLQSGSDAVLRAMRRSYRADRYLGIIDKVRAAMPDAAITTDIIVGFPGETDADFERTLDVVRAARFSSAFTFQYSKRPGTPAAEMPGQLPKPVVQERYDRLIACLEEITWAENRRLLGRTVEVLVAVGEGRKDGRTGRLSGRARDGRLVHFDAGPLAGRIRPGDLVEVVVSYAAPHHLNADGEPVAHRRTRAGDAYEAGRTPRTGGVLLGLPTVGAPPPATLATSACDR; translated from the coding sequence ATGACTACCAGCGCAGCACACGCCCGCCACCCACGTACCTACCAGGTGCGCACCTACGGCTGCCAGATGAACGTGCACGACTCCGAACGGATCTCCGGCCTGCTGGAATCGGCCGGCTACGTCCGGGCGGGGGAGTCCGACGATCCGGACGTCGTCGTCTTCAACACCTGCGCGGTGCGGGAGAACGCCGACAACCGGCTGTACGGCAACCTCGGTCACCTGCGACCGGTCAAGGAGAAGCGGCCGCAGATGCAGATCGCGGTCGGCGGCTGCCTGGCGCAGAAGGACCGGGGCGAGATCGTCCGCCGGGCCCCCTGGGTCGACGTCGTCTTCGGCACGCACAACATCGGTGCGCTGCCGACCCTGCTGGACCGGGCCCGGCACAACTCCGCCGCCGAGGTGGAGATCCTCGAGTCGCTGGAGGTCTTCCCCTCCACCCTGCCGACCCGGCGGGAGTCGACCTACGCCGGCTGGGTGTCGATCTCCGTCGGCTGCAACAACACCTGCACCTTCTGCATCGTGCCGTCGCTGCGCGGCCGGGAGAAGGACCGTCGGCCCGGCGACGTCCTCGCCGAGGTACGGGCCCTGGTCGACGAGGGTGTGCTGGAGGTCACCCTGCTCGGCCAGAACGTCAACTCCTACGGTGTCGAGTTCGGTGACCGGTTCGCGTTCGGCAAACTGCTGCGCGCCTGCGGCGGGATCGACGGGCTGGAACGGGTCCGGTTCACCAGCCCGCACCCGAAGGACTTCACCGACGACGTGATCGCCGCGATGGCCGAGACCGACAACGTCTGCCACTCGCTGCACATGCCGCTGCAGTCCGGTTCGGACGCCGTACTGCGGGCGATGCGCCGCTCCTACCGCGCCGACCGCTACCTCGGCATCATCGACAAGGTGCGGGCGGCGATGCCGGACGCGGCGATCACCACCGACATCATCGTCGGTTTCCCCGGTGAGACCGACGCCGACTTCGAACGCACCCTCGACGTGGTACGGGCCGCCCGGTTCTCCTCGGCGTTCACCTTCCAGTACTCGAAACGCCCCGGCACCCCGGCCGCCGAGATGCCCGGCCAGTTGCCGAAGCCGGTGGTGCAGGAGCGCTACGACCGGCTGATCGCCTGTCTGGAGGAGATCACCTGGGCGGAGAACCGTCGGCTGCTCGGCCGGACGGTCGAGGTGCTGGTCGCGGTCGGCGAGGGCCGCAAGGACGGGCGGACCGGGCGGCTGTCCGGCCGGGCCCGGGACGGCCGGCTGGTGCACTTCGACGCCGGCCCGCTCGCCGGGCGCATCCGTCCCGGTGACCTCGTCGAGGTGGTCGTCAGCTACGCGGCTCCGCACCATCTCAACGCCGACGGCGAGCCGGTCGCCCACCGCCGGACCCGGGCCGGCGACGCCTACGAGGCAGGGCGGACACCGCGTACCGGCGGGGTGCTGCTGGGGCTGCCGACGGTGGGTGCACCACCTCCGGCGACACTGGCCACCTCGGCCTGCGACCGCTGA